Genomic window (Phycisphaerae bacterium):
TTTTTGACGGCGGCCCTCAGCGGCGATACGGACCTGTACGTTCGCGGCATGACTGAAGTTTTGGCGGGCGGGACCGATCTGGCGGTCTCGACGTTTTCGAGTCACGGCGACCTGGAGCGGTTCCGGCAGGCGGTGGAGCAGGTGGCGGACCTTCAGCCGGCGGGGGTGGTGTTAATCGCTTTGCCGCGCGGCATCTGCGACCTGGACTTAACGCCTTTGGCGGAGGCCCGGATTCCCGCTGTGATCATCGGCGAACCGATGCCGGGAATCGCATGCGATCGCGTCATTCAGACCGGTCAGGACGGCGGACGGCGCGTGCTTCAGCATCTTCTGGAGCGCGGCTGCGATACTCCAGCGGTGCTCGAAGCTTTGCCGATCGACGCCGGAGGCCAGGAGCTGCTGTGGGTTTTGCGAACGGGCTTTGCCCGGGCGGGTATCGAGTTGACGGATGAGCGGGTGTTTTACTATCAGAGCCCTCACGGCTGGCGTCCGCCGGTCGATCCGTACATCGACGCGCAGCGGCGGATGGAAGAGGCCCTGGCGAGCGGCGTGCGATTCGGCACGTTGATCTGCCGCTCGGACTATCAGGCGGTCGGGGCGATCCGGGCGATCGTGGCGGCGGGCCTGCGGGTTCCGGAGGACGTGGCGGTGATTTCCGCCGTTCAGTGCGCGGTGGACGGCGTCTGCCCGATGAGGATCACCGCCGTCGATACCCGCCGAGAAGACCAGGGCCGTGTGGCGGCGGAACTGCTGATCAAACGGATCGGCGGCCACGACGGTCCGCCCGAGGTACACCATATCGCGGGCGAGCTGCGGGTGGGGGAAACGGGGTAGGAATTGTTGATTGCCGATTGTTGATTGCTGATTGAGGAAGATCGCGGCCATGAGCGAACGTATCGATCTATCAGCCAATTCGAAATCCGAAATTCGAAATTCGAAATCGTTTACGTTGATCGAGCTGCTGGTGGTGGTGGCGATCATTGCGGTGCTGGTGGCGATTCTTTTGCCGGCTTTGGGCACGGCGCGGGATGCGGCGAGGGGGGTCGCGTGCCGGAGCAACCTGAGACAGATCGGGGCCGCCTTTCTTCACTACGCCAACGATCACGCCGATCGTTTGCCGTACATGGCCCTGGCCCACAATCCCGGCTGGCCTCACCCGATGGCGTACACCTGGTACACGAATCTTCTGGGCGGTCCCTGGGGAGGCGGGGTCTATTATCTGCCGCCGATTGAGACGTGGGTGCGGGCGGACTGGGGGACGTTTACGGGCCCGGCCGGCGTTTGGCAATGTCCCTCGGTGCCTCAGGCCCACATGGCCCCTGACCCCGGCACCTGGGCGCCAGGCACCACGGGTCAGGGCGCCGGATACGGGGCCAACTTCTGGCACGTGATCCGCTTCGCCCTGGCCCCGGATGGCAGTCCGCTTCGTCCGGCGACTCCGCCGGTTTCGGGTTTCTCGCGTCCGAGCGAGATTTTTGTGGTCGCCGACAGCCTGATGTACTGGATTCCCACCGGCGGCTGGAAGACCGTTTTGAGCATCGACTGCCCGGTGCACTACCCGTGGGACCTGCTCGGCGGCGATCCGTGGGGCACGTCGAAGCAGATTCCCGGGCGACACGCCGGGTTAGGCAACCTGGCGTTTATCGACGGCCACGTCGAAGGGCGGCGGCACGAGTCGCTGCGGGCGAATGCCGGCAACGTCTTCGCCTGCGACGAGGACGGCGACGGTACGCCGGACTGGTAAGGTCAGAGGATGAGTATCGCATCACATCGCGGGCGAGTTGCGAGTAGGAGAGACGGGGTAGGAATTTCTGATTTTTGATTTCTGATTTGGAAGAGCACATGAACATGGGCGAGCTTGCAGGTCATTTCACACATTCGAAATTTGAGGTCCGAAATTCGAAGTCGTTTACGCTGATAGAACTTCTCGTGGTGGTGGCTATTATTGCAGTGCTGGTGGCGATCTTATTGCCGGCGCTGGCTTCGGCGCGGGAGTCGGCGCAGGCGGTGGAGTGTCAGAGCAACCTGCACCAGTTGGGTACGGGGTTTGAGCTGTACTCGGTGGAGCACGGCGACTTTATCGCCTCGATCAGTTACACGCAGGCAACGGACGGGCAGTGGTATACGAATTTGATCGACAAGTACGTGCCGGTCCAGCAGTGGTACGATTACGTCTGCGGCATTCCGGGCATGGAGTCGGGTGCGTGGAGTTGTCCGACGGCGACGTCCGAGCCGTTTTTGCGCTCGGCTGGCTACGGCGTGAACGCGACGCATTTGATGAACAGCGACCCGCGGAACAAGAACCGCTCGCTGATTTCGCGTCCGGCCCAGTTATGGCTGATCGGCGACACGCGGATGTGGTGGACGGGTCTGGATGACTGGTGCACGGGCTACATCTGGCTCCACTGTTCGGTCTGCACGGACTGGAACTACCTTGGCGCGTGGTGGGAGGGCACGCGTCAGGCCTCGCCGCGGCACCGCGATCAGGTGAATATCTGTTTTGTCGACGGCCACGTCGAGGCGTGGAGTCATCGCGATTGCCAGCAGAACAAGAACGATCTGTTTGGCCACTACGGCTACTGAAGTTTCATTTTCCGAAAGGGCTCCCCTGATGGTTCGAGGATTGATTCTGGCGGTTTGCCTGTCGATGGTTTCGGCGGCCCGTGGGCAGAACCTGGTTGCCAACGGCGGGTTTGAGAACGGGCTTGAGGGATGGCATCAGCATCTTTCGGGCGAGGCGAAAGTCGAGGCGGCGATTGACGCGACGGTGGCGCACAGCGGTCGGGCGTCGTACCGGATCGCGAACGGCTCGCCGTTTTCGCCGCAGGTTTACTTCCGGATATTTCAGCACGTGCCGGTCAAGCCGAACACCGCCTACCGGATCGGCCTGTGGTGCAAGGGCAGCGGGGTTGGGCGGTGCTGGGTGGGGGGCGGACCGCAGTGGCTGAGTCGGACGGGTCTTCCGGCGGGCGACTACGACTGGCGGTTCGTCACGATCGATTACACCACCGGGCCGGAGCAGACGGGTTTCGAGCTGATCGTGCTGACCGAGAGTCAGACTCAGAGCCTGTGGATCGACGATCTGATGATGGTGGAGGCGGCATCGAACGAGGGCGTGTTCACCGATTCGCGGGTCTGGTCCGGCTTGGAACCGGCGCTGCGATTTTACCCGGCTGTCCATCGCGAATCGGGGGTTGAGCCGCCGGTGGTCCGCATGCGAAGCGATCAGGACAAGGACTTCGGCTTTGACGTGCGGATGACATGGGACCAGGAGGGTGTGCACCTGGACCTTGACGTTCTGGACCCGACTCGCAGCCCGATCATCGAAGGCCTCGAGATGTGGTACAGCGACAGCATTCAACTGGGTCTGGACACCGACGCGCTGCACGCGAAGGAGGGTTACGGAGCGACCGGGTACGAGCTGGGTTTCGCGCTGGGCGACGAGGGGAAGGTGCTGCAGTACGCGTGGCACGCGGGCGGTCTGGATCAGTACCAGTGGCGCGGTCTTCCGGTGGAGGGACGGCGGAGCGATCGCGGCTACCGTATGAGCATCGTCCTGCCGTGGACGGTTCTGCGGGTCGATCCGTCCGATCCGCCGGAGGTGCTGGCGGTCAACGTGCTGGTCAATGACGGTCAGGAGACGGAAGGGCGTCGCTGGGTGGAGTGGACGGAGGGCATCGGCTGGGGCGTCAAGACGCCGAATCGGTTTGCTCGCGTGGTGCTGGTCGATCGCGCGGCGCCGCCGTCGGTCGGGC
Coding sequences:
- a CDS encoding substrate-binding domain-containing protein produces the protein MTVTSKLPPKYVLLAGRIEQQIRSGQYRPGQALPTVRELMASERLGTATVTNGLALLEERGWVTRHPQRGYFVAGASGTKSKVSQIAFLTAALSGDTDLYVRGMTEVLAGGTDLAVSTFSSHGDLERFRQAVEQVADLQPAGVVLIALPRGICDLDLTPLAEARIPAVIIGEPMPGIACDRVIQTGQDGGRRVLQHLLERGCDTPAVLEALPIDAGGQELLWVLRTGFARAGIELTDERVFYYQSPHGWRPPVDPYIDAQRRMEEALASGVRFGTLICRSDYQAVGAIRAIVAAGLRVPEDVAVISAVQCAVDGVCPMRITAVDTRREDQGRVAAELLIKRIGGHDGPPEVHHIAGELRVGETG
- a CDS encoding DUF1559 domain-containing protein, whose amino-acid sequence is MSERIDLSANSKSEIRNSKSFTLIELLVVVAIIAVLVAILLPALGTARDAARGVACRSNLRQIGAAFLHYANDHADRLPYMALAHNPGWPHPMAYTWYTNLLGGPWGGGVYYLPPIETWVRADWGTFTGPAGVWQCPSVPQAHMAPDPGTWAPGTTGQGAGYGANFWHVIRFALAPDGSPLRPATPPVSGFSRPSEIFVVADSLMYWIPTGGWKTVLSIDCPVHYPWDLLGGDPWGTSKQIPGRHAGLGNLAFIDGHVEGRRHESLRANAGNVFACDEDGDGTPDW
- a CDS encoding prepilin-type N-terminal cleavage/methylation domain-containing protein; amino-acid sequence: MNMGELAGHFTHSKFEVRNSKSFTLIELLVVVAIIAVLVAILLPALASARESAQAVECQSNLHQLGTGFELYSVEHGDFIASISYTQATDGQWYTNLIDKYVPVQQWYDYVCGIPGMESGAWSCPTATSEPFLRSAGYGVNATHLMNSDPRNKNRSLISRPAQLWLIGDTRMWWTGLDDWCTGYIWLHCSVCTDWNYLGAWWEGTRQASPRHRDQVNICFVDGHVEAWSHRDCQQNKNDLFGHYGY